Genomic DNA from Thiosocius teredinicola:
GTCTCCGCAGCCGGCATGCGCATCATCGACAAGAAAGGCATCGATTCGGTGCTCAGCGAGCTGCGTGCGCGCGGCGAGAAAGTCTAAGGAGCATCACCATGGCTAAAGCTGTTCGCGAGAAAATCCGCCTGAACTCAAGTGCAGGCACCGGTCACTTCTACACCACCACCAAAAACAAGAAGACCATGACCGGCAAGATGGAAATCAAAAAGTACGATCCGGTCGCACGCAAGCACGTGATGTACAAAGAAGGCAAGATCAAGTAATCACTTGATATCTGCCACAAAAAAAACCGCCGTCAGGCGGTTTTTTTATGTCCGCAACCGCAGTTTGCGGCAGCGTTCGATACGCTCAGCCTACAGCCGGATAGTAGCCGCGTAAGGTACGCGCGAAATCCTGAAGCGCCTTGATACCGCTGGCTTCCGCTTCCTTGCACCACTGCTGCAACGACGCCAACAACGCATCCTGGCTCGACGCCGTGCGCTCCCAGACATCCTGCAATTGCTTGCGCGAGCGATGGACGGTCGCCAGCACCTGGCTGCGATCGAGCAGCTTCTGCAGGCGTTTGCGGCTCGACGCATCCATGGTCGCCTCTTCGCGCAGCAATAGGCGACGCGCCTGGCGCGCCAGCCGGCGACAATGCTGCTCCGAATTGCAGAACTCCGCGTCGGTGACGGGTTTGATTACGTCGCGCGCATAGTCGGCCAGCACGTGCATACGGTGAACCACCACTGCCTTGACCGTATCCATATCGATCACGCTCTTGCCGCTGTCGACAACGGGTTTGCGCGCGACCCGGCGCACCTTGGCCAGACCCAGCAGCGAGAACAGACGGATATACATCCAGCCGATATCAAACTCCCACCAGCGGGCCGACAGCTTTGCCGAACTCGGGAAGGCGTGGTGATTGTTGTGCAACTCTTCACCGCCGATCAGTATGCCCCACGGCGAGATATTGGTGGCGGCGTCGGGTGATTCGAAATTGCGGTAACCCCAGTAGTGACCAACGCCGTTGATCACACCTGCCGCGAAGAACGGTATCCAGATCATCTGTACCGCCCAGGCGGCCACGCCGAGCACGCCGAACAGCAGCACGTCGATCACGAGCATGATGACGATGCCGAGATAACGAAAATGCCCGTACACCTTGCGCTCCAGCCAGTCGTCAGGCGTTCCGCGGGCGTAGCGCTCGACGATTTCCTGCTTGCTGGCGCTCTCGCGGTACAGCTCGGCACCCTCCCACAACACCTTGTTGAGACCGAAGATCTGCGGGCTGTGCGGATCTTCTTCCGTTTCGCAGCGCGCGTGATGGCGGCGATGCACACCCACCCATTCGCGCGTGACCATGCCGGTGGTCAACCACAACCAGAAGCGGAAGAAATGTGACAGCACCGGGTGCAGGTCCAGCGCGCGGTGCGCTTGGCTGCGATGCAGAAAAACGGTAACGGCGACAATGGTGATATGCGTCATGCCCAGTACAACGAGGATCAGTTGCCACCAGGACAGGCCGAGGATGCCGTCGATCATTCAATTCCCTCCGACAGGGTGGGTGGTAAACAACGGTCAGGTTGGGGCGGCAGAGCGCGATTGCAAGCCGCCGACCCGAACTATGAATAATAACGC
This window encodes:
- the rpmG gene encoding 50S ribosomal protein L33; the protein is MAKAVREKIRLNSSAGTGHFYTTTKNKKTMTGKMEIKKYDPVARKHVMYKEGKIK
- a CDS encoding DesA family fatty acid desaturase yields the protein MIDGILGLSWWQLILVVLGMTHITIVAVTVFLHRSQAHRALDLHPVLSHFFRFWLWLTTGMVTREWVGVHRRHHARCETEEDPHSPQIFGLNKVLWEGAELYRESASKQEIVERYARGTPDDWLERKVYGHFRYLGIVIMLVIDVLLFGVLGVAAWAVQMIWIPFFAAGVINGVGHYWGYRNFESPDAATNISPWGILIGGEELHNNHHAFPSSAKLSARWWEFDIGWMYIRLFSLLGLAKVRRVARKPVVDSGKSVIDMDTVKAVVVHRMHVLADYARDVIKPVTDAEFCNSEQHCRRLARQARRLLLREEATMDASSRKRLQKLLDRSQVLATVHRSRKQLQDVWERTASSQDALLASLQQWCKEAEASGIKALQDFARTLRGYYPAVG